AGGTGGCAGGGGTGGGTTTAAAGTTTAAACGACCAAGCCTTAACAGGCCGACCAGGCCATGCGGCGGATCAGGTTTGGGCGTTTGGCCCACGTGCTCTTGGTCGCGCTGCCTCCCTGCCTGCGTGAGAGCCTAGAAGGATCCGCAACCTTTAGTGGCCACCCACTCTGCCTGGTGCCTGCCCACTCTCGCCGTCTCACGTCCCTTCCCCGCCTCCGCTCGCCACGTCCcaaccgccgcctccagccccggccccggctccggcgagaTGTCCCGCTTCGGCCGCTCCGGCCCGCCGCCGATCCGCGACACCTACTCGCTCCTCGTCCTCAACATCACCTTCCGTGAGTCCCCCTCCCCTTTGTATCCATCGACCTATCTATCCCCGCTGCCCTTCCCCTCTCCAATCGATGGCTGGCCTCATCCCTCCCCGTGCGTGTGTTCGTCTCTCGCAGGTACGACGGCCGACGACCTGTTCCCGCTCTTCGACAAGTACGGCGAGGTCGTCGACATCTACATCCCCAGGGACCGCAGGTGAGCCAAAATTAGGTCGGTTGGTTCGTTCGTTCGCCGGTTCGGTAGTCGATCCGTGCCTGGCGTGTAGGCTGGGTAGGTGGCGGCGTCTAGGTCCGTGGAGTGTGGATGCGGAAATTTTAGGGTTGTAGGAGTTGATTTTTGTGCCTGTGCGTCTATTCTGCAGGACTGGCGACTCGCGAGGGTTTGCCTTCGTGAGGTACAAGTATGAAGACGAAGCGCAGAAGGCGGTTGATCGTCTGGACGGTGGGTTCTTAGTCTTCTTGCATATCTGTGATTTATGTGATGTACTTGTAACCTGAGGATTGGGCTCATGTTCATTTTGTTGGTTATTTTTCAGGGAGGTTGGTAGACGGGAGAGAGATGATGGTGCAGTTTGCCAAGTACGGCCCAAATGCAGAGAGGATGTAAGATACCAAGTCTCTTGCTGACTGTTTGCATAATTAGGGGTGGAATTTATTTTAAACTGAGATTTACATATGAGCAACATGCTATGTCTTGATTCTTTATGTAGTTGATATATGTATCTTTCCTTTGCTGAATGGAACCTTTATTGGTTCCTGGTTGGATGTATTAGGCTGTACATAAACTTTTTTGTCGTGTGCAACAGTAGAATACTCGGTACTAGAGCCAAATGATGAGACATCCATAATGGCGTAATCGATGATTCTGAAGATTTTTCTACAATTTAGTGTAATGAATCGTCTTAGACTTCCACAGTTCTGCAAGGAATTAGTTTACATCTGTTATTTATGTTTTATGGTGTTGTTGATAGTTTATTATTTTGCTGGCCTCATCAGTCAAGGTCTTCTTCCGTACTGGATTTCAACCtgtgtatgtatatacaaTATGCCATCTAGGGACCATGAACCGTTTGATGTAGTTTATAACAATACCCATATGACTGGCATCGATTTTCTCTAGCAATTGTAATTAGCATGAAGTGTGCATGCACCAACCATAATACTCTCTTATTAAGTCTGTACTTCGTTGAGAGGCTTTtctcatactccctccgatccatattagttgtcaaaatattacatgtatctagacgctttttagtcatagatacattcatatttgggcaaatttgagacagttAATATGgctcggagggagtacatgttttgTAGTTAGGAAAGCAAACCACGCATGCATGCTCTTTGATGTAGTTGGACTTCATTCTTTCAAAAGTTTGGTAACTGTCTTAGGTAAAACAGTAGAAGAATCAACTAGCAACATATGGTATATCTGCTCTTGTTAAATTGGATCCACTACTGTTCATAATATCATTTTGCCCGAACTTCACAGTCAGAAAGGGAGAATCATGGAAACACTTCCAAGGCCGAGGGGTCGTTCCAGAAGCCGCAGCCCAAGACGGGGGTAATGAAAATAGCCAAACTTATGCTACATCTATATACATGTTACGCATATAATACTTTGACTGGTGCAGAATATCTAATTATTGGTCACCCATTTTGGGGAAATTTGGCTTGTGCACAAAGCCCATAAGCCTGCTTTCTCCTACATGCTCTTCATCTGGCTTTTGATTATTTTAGATCGAGTGATCTTCCTGTATTaagatagaaaaaaaacagggcTTTTTTGTGTAATTAATGGAGCTTCCATTAGGTCTTTCAGTGTCAAGCCGATGGACATGGAATGACTTTTGCTTTATTGTGTGCTCACACGCACTGGCCATGTTGTCATACACATGGATGAATCAATACTCCTGATTTTTAGATCAGTTATCAATTTGGGATTTTTAGATCATTTATCAATTTTTTGGATTCTTAAGCTTATTTGGTTTtgcttattttttgtttgatacTCTTTATTAATTATCTCAATGTGAACCACATCTGCAGGTACCGGGATGATCATCGGGGCAGAGATTCTTATAGAAGGCGAAGCCGTAGTAGAGATAGATATGAACGTGAAAGGTACAGCGAGAGGGATTATCATCGTCGTAGCAGGAGTCGCAGCTCAAGTCCTGATGATTACAAGAGGCGTGGTAGAGACAGGTATACACATCACATAATCAATGTTGTCTTTTGCTGGAATATACTGTACGTGCCTTTTCAGTTATATTGTTATTGGCCACATATAGGAGCCCTAGTCGTAGCAGGAGTCGCAGTTACAGTCCTGTTGATGACAGGAGGCGTCGAAGAGACAGGTATGCACATTAAGGAATTCACTCTGttgctttgttttgttgaaTTGCACTGAAGCTCTTTTCTGGTTGGTTGCAGTGTGTCACCTGCCCGTAAAAGTCCTAGTCGCTCCCCTCGCAGGACACCATCTTCCCATGAGGGATCTCCTGTCAGGCGCAACGATGACCAGTCTCCACACTCCCGTAGCCCTTCAACATAAGCTCGATATCTTACACCTGAGGTCTTTAAATTGTTAAATCATTTCATCACAGCTAATATCGCACAtgataacattttttttgtctttttgtcTGCAGGATGGATGGAATAGAGCTACTCATATCAGAGGCTGTTCGGTTGCTTGATTATGAACACTCTTCGCttacaaaattaaaatgatGTAGTGCTTGCTATCAGTGGCTGCTTCGAGCTGCAGATACTGCTTTCTTGTCGATATCTGATGCTTGTTGAGAACCATATGTACTTCACTTTCTCTTCCCATTCAATCTTGCTTATTAGAACTCAATATTACTGCTTTCTTTTCAGTGTTGGGCACTTACTATAAATTGTAACTTGCACCTTTCTAGTTACATGATGTGGTGGAGAGGTGCTGGTTGATAAGTGGTCTGGACACAAGTTGCTTGCTGTTGAGGTTGATGTTGTTTGTGCTGTATCCCGTAATGATGGtgctggtgatgatgatggggTTGATGATGCTGATCATTTTGCTACCTGCTTACATCCTTTGCTGTCTGCACTTGTTATGCTGACAAGTAAGGTTCCATTGATTTAGCTGAGTTTCACTACTTCAGCTGTCTTTCAATCATAAAATAGTGAAGTATTTTGTCCATGATTGTGCATGCTAGGACTTGAGTACTTGACCTTGAAATGTTTTAGTCCTGCCATTGCTGTTTGATTCATATTTGCACTGGTACATATTTTTAAGCAATGTTGTATTAGCAGACAAGTGTTTTGCTGTCCCTAGCTTTAATCTTGCATTCGGCATAGCTTTTAACTAATAGGCAGATATGATGATAGGTGGAACTTTTAACTGAGAGGTTGATACAGATATTGTGTCCAGCGCGATGTTGATATGGGCATTCATTTAGTCATTTTAGTATCCTGGGATTTGTTATGGTAGAGGCACACATGTTTGGTACTTCATGTTTTAAACGAAGTTTTAATTCACTACATTTACTCTATGAGCATGGATCAATAGTAACCAATTTGAACTACCTTTATGACTGTAAAaggattttgtttttgtttgcatattaggattttttgttgtttcctACTCTAACACTCTTTGGCAATAAAAGGCATGGAAGTTGTTTTCAGTCGCAGACAGGTTTTACATCCGCTTGATTGTCTGCTGCCTTGATGTGAATGCTGAAGAGAGATTTGCTGTAAATCTTTTTATGGGGATTGTGGCCCTTGAAATAATTTGACTGATTCGTATAAAACCTTGTATTTCAGAAGTGTTGTATGATAACTTTGTAGTGCATGCTTTTTTGTCTTTGGGACAATCAACGGGGATCAAGAAATTGACAAATAAATTGACAAATTGCTTGCAAGTCATTAACATTGTGTTGTATACTTGTGTCGTCCTCTTATTCCTCTGTGCTATGTTTGGAAACAGGCATGTGTTTTGATCTTTCTGTGTTGTGGCCTTTTGTCACGTTGACGCACCTATCTGTGGTGTATGGCCAGGTTTAGTTCCGGAACGCAGTTGGGTCTATTAGGATATGATGATTCGAATTCTGATGTTCATATTTAAGAAAGGGTTTTAGTCATTGAGAATCCATCTTTATCTTAAATCGTATCATATATGTACTAAACGTATGCTTAATCTCTTCGGTGGGTCGTATCTAAGTAATCTATTTTCTCTGAGTATGCCATGTCAGTGGTAGGGAACAACGTTTGTTCTTGCTCAGGTAGCAACCTGTtgattttcagaagaaaaaacgtaTTCCCTCTGTCCGTCTtaaaatatggatatatctataccGAAAAAACCATTATACTCAAAAAAAGGTAcaggtacatgtaatataaatgggaaggagggagtattatgttATGTGACGGCCGTGCAACGTGGTGTTTGGATTTATTCTTTCTTGGTGCTAGGAGTAACTCCGTACGTCCTATAAAATGTGAATTGGTCTTTTATAGTGAAAAGTTGCATCTCTCTGTGGCACCGCGCAGCGTGAGAGGGCACTACCACCAACCAGGCGTTTAATGCGGCTTAAGTTAGCACCAGTTTTGACAGCAATCAGAAAAACACATCTCATTAGGACCGCAAGCTAACAGTGGTGCTTAAAATTGTCTGGTGGACGATCAATTTGCTCAAGAATGCATAACAGTGCTATCAGTTCCCCTGATATCAGTATTACAGGCGTAACTACATGTGAAAGTTCTGCCTTAAGGATGAGGACGCTGTGAGCACCTTGACCTGCTCGAGCCTCCTAACGCTTGGGAGGGACATAGTGCACGTTGTTGTCTTGGCAAATCCCCTGGAATgaccagaaaaagaaaaatatcagCTGAGATCTTGAAGGTAGGTCATGATTCTTGTTAAAATGCAGGTATGCAGTTTTTTACTTGATACTCCTCTGGAAGTTCCTCTGAGACAGCCAGTGTATAGCACCCGGGGATGAACTTCGCTGCAGATTGACGAAGGAACATGAGCAGAATGTCTCAGTTACTGCCACAGTGCAACACTTTGTTTAACACTGTTGACTAATGTAGTATGGGCTATGACAAAATCACATAAAGAACGGGAGTGGAAATGGTCCTCCAGCGAGTCCAGTCCGCAACAAGgttgctccctcc
This is a stretch of genomic DNA from Brachypodium distachyon strain Bd21 chromosome 1, Brachypodium_distachyon_v3.0, whole genome shotgun sequence. It encodes these proteins:
- the LOC100826320 gene encoding serine/arginine-rich splicing factor SC35 isoform X2, giving the protein MSRFGRSGPPPIRDTYSLLVLNITFRTTADDLFPLFDKYGEVVDIYIPRDRRTGDSRGFAFVRYKYEDEAQKAVDRLDGRLVDGREMMVQFAKYGPNAERMYRDDHRGRDSYRRRSRSRDRYERERYSERDYHRRSRSRSSSPDDYKRRGRDRSPSRSRSRSYSPVDDRRRRRDSVSPARKSPSRSPRRTPSSHEGSPVRRNDDQSPHSRSPST
- the LOC100826320 gene encoding serine/arginine-rich splicing factor SC35 isoform X1; this encodes MSRFGRSGPPPIRDTYSLLVLNITFRTTADDLFPLFDKYGEVVDIYIPRDRRTGDSRGFAFVRYKYEDEAQKAVDRLDGRLVDGREMMVQFAKYGPNAERIQKGRIMETLPRPRGRSRSRSPRRGYRDDHRGRDSYRRRSRSRDRYERERYSERDYHRRSRSRSSSPDDYKRRGRDRSPSRSRSRSYSPVDDRRRRRDSVSPARKSPSRSPRRTPSSHEGSPVRRNDDQSPHSRSPST